The Halichondria panicea chromosome 14, odHalPani1.1, whole genome shotgun sequence genome contains a region encoding:
- the LOC135347877 gene encoding vacuolar protein sorting-associated protein 45-like, protein MDVVHGVKAYISRMIKESGAGMKVLLMDKETISIVSMVYSQSEILQKEVYLFELLSNPGRESMKHLSAICFVRPTQENIERLTDELKSPKYSSYFVYFSNRLDRPALKTLAEADEHESVREIKEFYGDYIAVAHHLFSLNLEVAGEPGGLWKRAEFLRTCDGLVSLLLALRKRPSIRYTEKSSMTRRLGEEIGKTIHREQELFKFTSDTTPILLILDRRDDPVTPLLNQWSYQAMVHEVLTINNHRVDLSRAPGIKKDLHEVVLSPENDEFFRDNMYLNFGEIGANIKSLVDEYQEKSKGHAKIESIADMKQFIENYPQFRKLSGTVSKHVAVVSELSRIVNNHQLMGVSETEQDLVTGTDRGKAMANLESVISNPMVRLDDCLRLGLLHTLRYEGISRGDAERIDQLLASRGLSDMDRKFPRALLEYAGSAKRTNELFQNKTTPLSFGKMLFKGLKGVENVYTRHKPLLIETLELLIKGRLKEVQYPYVGNHRQQERPQDIIVFMVGGATYAEAMAIANLNKTTQGVRIILGGTTIHNSKSFLHEVQCTTHTYSRSGRTLA, encoded by the exons ATGGACGTGGTACATGGAGTGAAGGCGTACATCAGTCGTATGATAAAGGAGAGTGGGGCTGGGATGAAGGTCCTACTCATGGACAAAGAGACT atCAGTATAGTGAGCATGGTATACTCGCAGTCGGAGATACTTCAGAAGGAGGTCTATCTGTTCGAGTTGCTAAGCAACCCTGGCCGAGAGTCAATGAAGCATCTCAGCGCCATCTGTTTTGTTCGACCTACTCAA GAGAATATTGAGAGGTTGACTGATGAGCTAAAGTCTCCGAAATACAGCTCTTATTTCGTGT ATTTCTCCAATCGCCTGGACCGCCCCGCTCTCAAGACACTGGCGGAGGCTGATGAACACGAGTCAGTCAGGGAAATCAAG gagTTCTACGGTGACTACATAGCGGTGGCCCACCATCTCTTCTCCCTCAACCTGGAGGTGGCGGGTGAGCCGGGTGGTCTGTGGAAGAGGGCGGAGTTTCTGAGAACATGTGATGGCCTTGTGTCCCTACTGTTAGCACTCAGGAAGAGACCCAGCATCAG GTATACAGAGAAGTCCAGTATGACACGCCGGCTAGGGGAGGAGATCGGT AAAACAATACATAGAGAGCAAGAGTTGTTCAAATTCACGTCCGACACCACACCCATCCTGCTCATACTGGACAGACGTGATGATCCCGTCACTCCACTGCTTAATcag tgGTCGTATCAAGCCATGGTTCACGAGGTGCTGACTATCAACAACCACAGGGTCGACTTATCCAGAGCTCCGGGCATCAAGAAAGATCTACAC GAGGTGGTCCTCTCTCCGGAAAATGATGAGTTCTTTCGTGAT AACATGTACCTGAACTTTGGTGAGATTGGTGCTAACATAAAGAGTCTTGTGGACGAGTACCAAGAGAAGTCCAAGGGTCATGCCAAGATTGAATCAATCGCTGACATGAAG caattcATTGAGAACTATCCTCAATTCCGCAAACTCTCTGGGACTGTATCCAAGCACGTTGCCGTGGTGAGTGAGTTGTCGCGCATCGTGAACAATCACCAGTTGATGGGCGTGTCTGAGACTGAACAAGACCTCGTGACAGGGACGGACCGTGGGAAGGCCATGgct aacTTAGAGTCGGTGATTAGCAATCCTATGGTTCGATTGGACGACTGCCTTCGTCTGGGGCTACTCCACACCCTTCGTTATGAGGGGATTTCCCGTGGTGACGCTGAGAGGATCGACCAGCTGCTCGCATCACGTGGCCTCTCAGATATGGACAGAAAA TTCCCACGTGCACTGTTGGAGTATGCTGGGTCTGCCAAGAGAACCAATGAGTTGTTCCAGAacaagaccacacccctttcATTCGGCAAAATGCTCTTCAAAGGTCTCAAG ggtgTTGAGAATGTGTACACACGTCACAAGCCGCTGCTGATTGAAACACTCGAGTTGCTCATCAAAGGCCGTCTTAAAGAGGTGCAATATCCCTATGTGGGTAACCATAGGCAACAGGAAAG ACCACAGGATATCATAGTGTTTATGGTGGGTGGAGCCACATACGCTGAAGCCATGGCAATAGCCAACCTTAACAAGACCACCCAGGGAGTGAGGATCATCCTGGGGGGTACCACCATTCACAACAGCAAGag CTTCCTTCACGAGGTACAGTGCACCACTCATACCTACAGTCGCAGTGGGAGGACGTTGGCCTAA
- the LOC135347884 gene encoding uncharacterized protein LOC135347884, translating to MYGTGSTPDCQLGYTDPAHMCGRDCSKEHSRSKRSVSFNSKSRSPTSSSRSGSLSPIDSVEQRLLPLSVVNSSSRRLLMASNDRELENSGQSWGSRTTASSYTTPIGDINSDYHGFVGDEDPTFSIISRDHTAMAIRKCERYILRPYKTCLRMIGWIPFRQSTAGRVGQVLLVTLWTLAILAAMVTQILSCFRRDVFVPEVNLGPASTINTTVEPTPTKHPPIRCSDNIISALILPDIVLLLAYFFGVYLFSKGETEYLSRLASHVFIKNSESGNVSYNTRLIRILIVFFIAALVWLFMSLVIRIISAMAGNLFDPSLVVMWPPDVTIKGGIRMFLVIFSLFGFFTFDLVYLFSVLNYAAQAEMNVYLIWDIARLIKENKYEHVDAAIKDIYESKRYLKVLSRRTATLTGLVLFDLFSLAVVGLIDLEAVNERTAFPRDENLRILSSVAAGLNCISWLVLVIVPFVQAARVTHACERLKDMGPEVRARPYVYETTPLLDMDSLVSYLQTTRLRAYIFGVSIHPWMAYAVLLTFTFTLCVLFQVGTFERLSPYI from the exons ATGTATGGGACCGGGAGTACCCCAGACTGCCAACTAGGATATACTGACCCTGCACATATGTGTGGGAGAGACTGCTCCAAGGAACACTCACGAAGCAAACGCTCTGTATCATTCAATAGCAAGTCAAGGAGTCCCACCAGTTCGTCTCGGTCAGGCTCACTCTCACCCATTGACAGTGTGGAGCAACGACTACTACCACTCTCTGTTGTAAACTCCAGCAGCAGAAGACTATTAATGGCTAGTAATGATAGAGAGCTGGAAAACTCTGGACAAAGCTGGGGCTCACGGACTACAGCTTCTAGTTATACAACTCCCATTGGTGATATTAACTCCGATTACCATGGTTTCGTAGGCGATGAAGACCCGACCTTTAGTATCATATCTAGG GACCACACGGCCATGGCTATCAGGAAGTGTGAGAGATATATTCTCCGTCCCTACAAGACATGTCTCAGAATG attGGCTGGATACCGTTCCGACAGAGCACAGCTGGGAGAGTGGGACAAGTGCTCTTAGTGACCCTGTGGACACTGGCTATCCTGGCTGCCATGGTGACGCAGATACTCTCCTGCTTCCGAAGAGATgtg tttgttCCCGAAGTCAACCTTGGGCCTGCCTCCACGATCAACACCACAGTGGaacccacacccaccaaacACCCCCCTATAAGATGTAGTGACAATATCATCTCTGCTCTCATCCTCCCGGATATTGTGCTGCTCCTGGCCTATTTCTTTGGAGTGTACCTCTTCAGCAAAGGGGAAACTGAGTACCTGTCCAGACTCGCCAGTcac gtGTTTATTAAGAACTCAGAATCTGGCAATGTTTCCTACAACACAAGACTCATCAGAATTCTCAT TGTGTTCTTCATTGCTGCTCTTGTGTGGTTGTTCATGTCTCTTGTGATACGGATCATCTCAGCAATGGCAGGAAACCTGTTTGACCCCAGCCTTGTCGTGATGTGGCCCCCGGATGTAAC aatTAAGGGTGGAATTCGTATGTTTCTGGTTATTTTCTCTCTGTTTGGTTTCTTCACCTTCGACCTAGTCTACCTCTTCTCTGTGCTCAACTACGCTGCTCAGGCTGAGATGAATGTGTACCTAATCTGGGACATAGCCAGACTCATTAAGGAGAACAAATACGAGCATGTGGACGCTGCTAttaag GACATCTACGAGTCCAAGCGATACCTGAAAGTGCTGAGTCGGCGCACGGCCACTCTCACTGGCCTAGTTCTGTTCGACCTGTTCAGCCTAGCCGTGGTGGGCCTGATTGACCTCGAGGCTGTTAATGAGAGAACAGCCTTTCCTAGAGATGAGAATCTGAGGATCCTGTCTTCAGTTGCAGCTGGTCTCAATTGTATCTCCTGGCTGGTGCTCGTGATCGTGCCCTTTGTGCAG GCTGCCCGTGTGACACATGCGTGTGAGCGACTCAAGGATATGGGTCCAGAGGTCAGGGCGCGCCCCTACGTATACGAGACCACACCCCTTCTCGATATGGACTCCCTCGTATCCTACCTGCAGACTACACGGCTcagg gcgtaCATATTCGGAGTGTCCATACATCCCTGGATGGCTTACGCTGTGCTATTAACTTTCACCTTCactctgtgtgtactgtttCAAGTTGGAACCTTCGAGAGACTCAGTCCATACATTTAG
- the LOC135347888 gene encoding T-complex protein 1 subunit beta-like: protein MASLQPVNIFQRGAEEERAETARLSSFVGAIAIGDLIKSTLGPKGMDKVLVCNGPHDNGIQVTNDGATILKSIGVDNPAAKVLVEISKVQDDEVGDGTTSVTVLACELLREAESLISRKIHPQTIVSGWRRAVDCAREALTKVARDNSADTTKFEEDLMNIARTTLSSKLLTQHKNHFAKLAVQAVLRLKGSGNLEAIQIIKKLGGEMSDSYLEEGFLLEKKIGVNQPKRLEKARILIANTAMDTDKIKVFGSKVRVDSTAKVAELEMAEKEKMKDKVDLILKHNINCFINRQLIYNYPEQLFSDVGVMAIEHADFEGIERLALVLGGEIVSTFGDPEKVKIGTCDVIEEIMIGEDMLIRFSGVALGEACSIVIRGATQQILDESERSLHDALCVLQQTVKETRIVFGGGSSEMLMANAVQELASLTPGKESMAMEAFAKALRQLPTIIADNAGYDSSQLISELRALHSKGQVTMGLNMTEGCVGDMVELGITESFQVKRQVLLSAAEAAEMILRVDDILKSAPRQRSQDHGH from the exons ATGGCGTCTCTCCAGCCGGTAAATATATTCCAGAGAGGAGCAGAGGAAGAGCGAGCAGAGACAGCAAGGCTG TCCTCGTTTGTGGGTGCTATTGCCATCGGCGACCTCATCAAGTCCACCCTCGGACCAAAGGGaatg GACAAAGTGCTTGTCTGCAATGGTCCCCATGACAACGGTATCCAGGTAACCAACGACGGAGCCACCATCCTCAAGAGCATTGGTGTGGACAATCCTGCAGCAAAGGTTCTAGTAG aaatctCCAAGGTTCAGGATGATGAGGTTGGAGATGGTACTACCAGTGTCACCGTGCTAGCCTGCGAGCTGCtcagg GAAGCGGAGAGTCTGATCTCACGGAAGATCCACCCTCAAACGattgtgagtgggtggagaagAGCGGTAGATTGTGCACGAGAGGCACTCACCAAGGTTGCCAGGGACAACAGTGCCGACACTACCAAGTTTGAGGAG GATCTGATGAATATCGCTCGAACTACGCTGAGCTCTAaactgctgactcagcacaaGAACCATTTTGCCAAACTCGCTGTACAGGCCGTGTTACGCTTGAAAGGTTCCGGCAATTTAGAGGCCATCCAGATAATCAAGAAACTAGGCGGAGAGATGAGCGACTCGTACCTAGAGGAAG gatttCTACTAGAGAAGAAGATTGGTGTGAACCAGCCTAAGAGACTGGAGAAAGCTCGCATCCTCATCGCCAACACTGCCATGGATACTGACAAGATCAAGGTGTTTGGGTCCAAAGTACGTGTGGACTCCACTGCCAAAGTAGCTGAACTGGAAATGGCCGAAAAA GAGAAAATGAAGGATAAGGTTGATCTCATTCTCAAGCACAACATCAACTGCTTCATTAACAG gcagctCATTTACAACTATCCCGAGCAGCTGTTTTCCGATGTGGGAGTCATGGCAATAGAGCACGCTGACTTTGAGGGCATAGAGCGATTGGCGCTGGTATTGGGCGGAGAGATTGTATCGACCTTTGGTGACCCCGAGAAGGTCAAGATCGGAACATGCGACGTTATTGAAGAGATTATGATCGGAGAGGACATG ctgattCGCTTCTCTGGTGTGGCCCTCGGTGAGGCTTGCTCCATCGTGATTCGTGGAGCTACTCAGCAGATCCTGGATGAGTCAGAGCGCTCTCTCCACGATGCTCTCTGTGTACTACAGCAGACCGTCAAGGAGACCAGGATAGTGTTCGGAGGAG GTTCGTCTGAGATGCTGATGGCCAATGCAGTGCAGGAGCTAGCCTCTCTCACTCCTGGCAAGGAGTCCATGGCAATGGAGGCATTCGCTAAAGCACTGAGACAGCTGCCCACTATTATTGCTGACAATGCAGGTTACGATAGCTCTCAGCTCATCTCTGAACTGAGGGCACTCCACTCCAAGGGACAGGTTACCATGGGActca ACATGACTGAGGGGTGTGTCGGGGACATGGTGGAGTTGGGCATCACTGAGAGCTTCCAGGTGAAGCGGCAAGTGCTGCTATCGGCAGCGGAGGCGGCAGAGATGATCCTGAGGGTGGATGATATACTCAAGTCTGCTCCTAG GCAAAGGTCACAAGATCACGGACACTAA